One window of Botrimarina mediterranea genomic DNA carries:
- a CDS encoding aminoglycoside phosphotransferase family protein: MLNQISHYLAAYEDLYGAMLPTEAIRRSIEDRLLGRESIGGIAAGRSWEWTPASGGLSGASVWRVTDGKQGFAFRCWGKGADLARLAWISSTLRFAKSSGLAFIAAPIGPPFHDAHECLWEATAWLPGEPLSESAYESTAVREAVSGLARAHQSLMVTEAQPTSGRTLEERLSRVLTLQSTPPLFDLSTLTAWPELGELAVRLTADANRAAKQLAPFALREWDLQPIHGDARPEHFLMSEGKLTGLIDFGAMRRDTVLADVARLAGELSLGDAARRDEVVGFYETAAERPMDRAAVAALDLAGAVLSAANWLRWLGEKQAESFDAELVRQRLRAIAARLLA, from the coding sequence TTGCTTAATCAGATTAGCCACTATCTTGCGGCTTACGAGGACCTCTACGGCGCAATGCTCCCAACCGAGGCGATCCGTCGTTCGATCGAAGACCGATTGTTGGGGCGCGAATCAATCGGGGGGATCGCTGCCGGGAGGTCCTGGGAATGGACGCCGGCGTCGGGAGGCTTGAGCGGGGCGTCGGTTTGGCGCGTGACGGATGGCAAGCAGGGCTTTGCATTCCGCTGCTGGGGCAAAGGCGCCGATCTAGCGCGTCTCGCCTGGATATCTAGTACGCTGCGTTTCGCGAAGAGTTCCGGATTAGCATTCATCGCCGCGCCGATCGGCCCCCCTTTTCACGACGCTCACGAATGCCTCTGGGAGGCCACTGCGTGGCTCCCTGGCGAGCCGCTCTCCGAATCGGCCTACGAGTCGACCGCGGTTCGAGAAGCCGTGAGCGGGCTCGCTAGGGCCCACCAGAGCCTCATGGTGACCGAGGCCCAGCCGACCAGCGGACGAACGCTCGAAGAACGGCTGTCACGAGTCCTGACGCTGCAATCCACGCCGCCGCTTTTTGACCTCAGCACGCTGACGGCGTGGCCCGAACTGGGGGAGTTGGCCGTTCGACTCACCGCCGACGCCAACCGCGCGGCAAAGCAGTTGGCGCCTTTCGCCCTCCGGGAATGGGACCTCCAGCCCATCCACGGGGACGCCCGGCCCGAGCACTTCTTGATGTCCGAGGGCAAGCTCACGGGGCTGATCGACTTCGGCGCGATGCGCCGGGACACGGTGCTAGCAGACGTGGCTCGTCTGGCGGGGGAGCTATCGCTGGGGGATGCGGCTCGCCGCGACGAGGTCGTCGGCTTCTACGAAACCGCCGCCGAACGGCCGATGGATCGGGCGGCCGTGGCGGCCCTCGACCTCGCCGGGGCGGTGCTCTCGGCGGCGAATTGGCTGCGGTGGCTGGGGGAAAAGCAGGCGGAATCCTTCGACGCGGAGCTGGTCCGCCAGCGGCTTCGGGCGATCGCCGCCAGGCTGCTAGCGTAG
- a CDS encoding protein-disulfide reductase DsbD family protein, with the protein MAPTTHVAGSPTVLEIWLMRFARPVLFLLAALTLTAGPAAAQFKFNPDAGGFGGLLGDGPLGDAEDTSNLVKLSARFAPAADGKPAMVEVTANIKSGYHIYSITQPDGGPQRTTLTLDESSGAELAGDWVPDPAPKTHIDTEVWIDLPIEEHFGQVTWRAPIELPAGVDPATLSVTGSADMQACTEVACHNVEDAAFTAELVEPGEIPYASAEGPQPTQPLTPGDSPLTGTAEPAPPAPVTLSGLVPILGAAFLGGLILNLMPCVLPVIGLKVLSFAEQAGHQRGKVLAMNLAYTAGLLSVFMLLAALAAFAGYGWGELYTITEFKVAMIALVFVMGLSFLGVWEIPLPGFAGGRGANQLQQKEGYAGAFYKGVFTTILATPCSGPFLGSAIGFTLTQPAWVTFLIFGAIGFGMASPYLLIGVFPSLVKTLPKPGAWMETFKQLMGFVLMATVVYLISTVATDYYLPVLTMLVAIGFACWWIGVTPITATTGKRMTAWVGGVGSAAVIGWLAFGLLGPSEHGLPWKPYTETALASAQTRGKPVLVDFTADWCLTCKLNLKRAINTDRVKEVVEANGVTPLLADWTDKNDEIKAAIESLGSRSIPLLAIYAPGKPEPIVLRDLISEDELLEALAEAGAVEANGAATVMPEIEIGEATTATMR; encoded by the coding sequence ATGGCTCCGACGACTCACGTCGCCGGCTCGCCGACGGTTTTGGAGATCTGGTTGATGCGTTTCGCCCGTCCCGTGTTGTTCCTCCTCGCAGCTCTCACGCTCACAGCGGGCCCGGCGGCGGCGCAGTTCAAGTTCAACCCGGACGCCGGTGGCTTCGGCGGGCTGCTCGGCGACGGGCCGCTGGGCGACGCGGAAGACACCAGCAACCTCGTGAAGCTGTCGGCGCGGTTCGCCCCCGCGGCCGACGGCAAGCCCGCGATGGTCGAGGTGACCGCCAACATCAAGAGCGGCTACCACATCTACTCGATCACTCAACCCGATGGCGGCCCGCAGCGGACGACCCTCACTCTCGATGAGTCGAGCGGCGCCGAGCTCGCCGGCGACTGGGTCCCCGACCCCGCGCCGAAGACGCACATCGACACGGAGGTCTGGATCGACCTGCCAATCGAGGAGCACTTTGGCCAGGTCACTTGGCGGGCGCCGATCGAACTGCCCGCGGGCGTCGATCCGGCGACGCTCTCGGTCACCGGCTCGGCCGACATGCAGGCGTGCACCGAGGTGGCCTGCCACAACGTCGAGGACGCTGCGTTCACGGCGGAACTCGTCGAGCCGGGCGAGATCCCCTATGCCTCGGCCGAAGGCCCGCAACCAACGCAGCCGCTCACGCCGGGGGATTCACCCCTTACCGGAACTGCGGAACCGGCGCCCCCAGCGCCCGTGACACTGAGCGGCCTCGTGCCGATCCTCGGCGCCGCGTTCCTCGGCGGCTTGATCCTCAACCTGATGCCGTGCGTGCTGCCGGTGATCGGATTGAAGGTGCTGTCGTTCGCCGAACAAGCGGGCCATCAGCGCGGCAAAGTCCTGGCGATGAACCTCGCCTACACGGCCGGTCTCTTGAGCGTGTTCATGCTGCTGGCGGCGCTGGCGGCGTTCGCCGGCTACGGGTGGGGCGAGCTCTACACGATCACCGAGTTCAAGGTGGCGATGATCGCCCTGGTGTTCGTCATGGGGCTGAGCTTCCTCGGCGTGTGGGAGATCCCCCTGCCGGGGTTCGCCGGGGGGCGTGGCGCCAATCAACTGCAGCAGAAAGAGGGCTACGCCGGCGCGTTCTACAAAGGTGTCTTTACAACGATCCTGGCGACGCCCTGTAGCGGGCCGTTCCTCGGATCGGCGATCGGCTTCACGCTGACTCAGCCCGCTTGGGTGACCTTTCTGATCTTCGGCGCGATCGGCTTTGGGATGGCTTCGCCGTACCTGCTCATCGGTGTATTCCCGAGCCTCGTGAAGACTCTGCCGAAGCCCGGCGCGTGGATGGAGACCTTCAAACAATTAATGGGCTTTGTGCTGATGGCGACGGTCGTTTACCTCATCTCGACCGTGGCGACGGACTACTACCTGCCGGTGCTGACGATGCTGGTGGCGATCGGCTTTGCGTGCTGGTGGATCGGCGTCACGCCAATAACGGCGACAACGGGCAAACGGATGACGGCGTGGGTGGGCGGCGTTGGTTCGGCGGCGGTCATCGGCTGGCTGGCGTTTGGCCTGCTCGGTCCCAGCGAGCATGGTTTGCCGTGGAAGCCCTACACCGAGACGGCGCTCGCCTCAGCGCAGACGCGTGGCAAGCCGGTACTGGTCGACTTCACCGCCGACTGGTGTCTAACGTGCAAGCTCAACCTTAAGCGGGCCATCAACACCGACCGTGTCAAAGAAGTGGTCGAAGCCAACGGCGTGACGCCGCTGCTGGCGGACTGGACCGATAAGAACGACGAGATCAAAGCGGCGATCGAGTCGCTCGGCAGCCGCAGCATCCCGCTCCTGGCGATCTACGCCCCCGGCAAGCCCGAACCGATCGTGCTCCGCGACCTGATCAGCGAAGACGAGTTGCTCGAAGCCCTCGCCGAAGCGGGCGCCGTCGAGGCCAACGGCGCGGCGACGGTGATGCCCGAGATCGAGATCGGTGAAGCCACCACGGCAACGATGCGCTGA
- a CDS encoding Uma2 family endonuclease, whose protein sequence is MAEMDSALSTPLEPIVPTFPVKRFTADQYIEMIRAGILTTEDKVELIDGVITPMAPAGEEHTWEVVFLNRLFRSVWDTHFLFVQGTIPINSVNVFDPDFVLVRQGEAEQQLRYPHADEIDLIVEVAKSSLKQDQTRKAAAYSQAGIPEYWIANIPAKSLIVHREPSPSGYQSIRTFGINETVTPLAFSDMSVRVGDIFGV, encoded by the coding sequence ATGGCCGAAATGGACTCCGCCCTATCAACGCCGCTCGAACCGATCGTGCCGACCTTCCCCGTGAAGCGGTTCACGGCGGATCAGTACATCGAGATGATCCGAGCGGGGATTCTAACCACGGAAGACAAGGTCGAACTCATCGACGGAGTAATCACGCCGATGGCGCCAGCGGGAGAAGAGCACACTTGGGAAGTTGTGTTCCTAAACCGGCTGTTCCGGTCGGTATGGGATACGCACTTCCTGTTCGTGCAGGGTACGATTCCCATCAACTCTGTTAATGTGTTCGACCCCGACTTCGTCCTAGTGCGTCAGGGCGAGGCAGAGCAGCAACTGCGTTATCCGCATGCTGACGAAATCGACCTCATCGTTGAAGTTGCCAAGTCATCGTTGAAGCAAGACCAGACAAGGAAGGCGGCGGCCTATTCGCAAGCCGGCATTCCCGAGTATTGGATTGCGAACATCCCCGCCAAGAGTCTCATCGTTCACCGCGAACCGTCACCGTCCGGCTACCAAAGCATCCGTACGTTCGGAATCAACGAAACAGTGACGCCATTGGCGTTTTCGGATATGAGTGTCCGCGTCGGTGACATCTTCGGCGTCTGA